One Oryza glaberrima chromosome 11, OglaRS2, whole genome shotgun sequence genomic region harbors:
- the LOC127755192 gene encoding centromere/kinetochore protein zw10 homolog has translation MADDVRELLLSTTADADPSTPLSAPDLRLLIDRLRIRSDRLHASALSFASSHRAPLAAALLRAADSSASSSSLESSLASALAPLSSSPGLSDLRELSDRLLAARRELRERQEHLAAASSVADLAARLRAARTSPDPLAAAAAAAELKPLLVDPEGSGSSQDEPVVFGLLRNDWEQLVDELQVMLAKNLEECVEFAPEGGKVMVRTAPVGKSGGTPGVELCVALQALEIIDAVDYGMTKLADLMIKHVLVPAISNISVAVSVEALEKSGPQYPISILCVTPTEELQGYKDGSALYSRIIDIIKFVCETICGENITWMQSFSKLTWSRISDLVIKHFISKAVPHEASKLIEFQDVVRSTTEFENTLRNMMFISHEKRDGKLTQFVDDVEVHFAVRKRNEILVKARHLLVHYDYDNPLASHDREDSIVDLLFLPEKCFISKSALQLMKLVHGALKDACLSSARVAKELCYAARDALLLYKAIVPVQLEKQLDCINQVAAIIHNDFYHLSQEILGLAFEYRADFPGDLQKLVVFVDLAPTFSQMADGVLTRQIQLVTANLIEAIDGADGFQNTHQPQHYESAKFSIEQVVFILEKIHIMWESILPRSIYKRSMCYILGSVFSRITKDMLLIDDMAAEETLQLQGLIHLALENLSSLFLSLVENEFLDHQTWIELDEIIRPLKKFRKLAELLDMSLKSITAAWESGELTNCGFTSSEVQNFVKAIFADSPLRKECLLWISRTPS, from the exons atggccgacgACGTgcgcgagctcctcctctccaccaccgccgacgccgacccctCCACCCCGCTCTCGGCCCCGGACCTCCGCCTCCTCATCGACCGCCTCCGCATCCGCTCCGACCGCCTCCACGCCTCCGCGCTCTCCTTCGCCTCCTCCCACCgcgccccgctcgccgccgcgctcctccgcgccgccgactcctcggcctcgtcctcctccctcgAGTCCTCCCTCGCGTCGGCGCTCGCCCCGCTCTCCTCGTCCCCGGGCCTCTCCGACCTCAGGGAGCTCTccgaccgcctcctcgccgcccgccgcgagcTCCGCGAGCGGCAggagcacctcgccgccgcctcctcggtaGCCGACCTCGCCGCTCGACTTCGTGCCGCTCGCACCTCACCCgaccccctcgccgccgccgccgccgctgccgagctcAAGCCTCTCCTGGTGGATCCCGAGGGATCTGGATCTAGTCAGGACGAACCCGTCGTGTTCGGGCTTCTCCGGAACGACTGGGAGCAGCTAGTCGACGAG TTGCAAGTGATGCTTGCGAAGAACTTGGAGGAATGCGTGGAGTTTGCGCCGGAGGGAGGGAAGGTGATGGTGAGGACTGCGCCTGTAGGCAAGTCCGGTGGAACACCTGGTGTGGAGCTTTGCGTGGCTCTGCAGGCCTTGGAG ATAATTGATGCTGTAGACTATGGAATGACAAAGCTAGCAGACTTGATGATCAAGCATGTCCTAGTTCCAGCTATCAGCAACATATCTGTGGCAGTTTCTGTGGAAGCACTTGAGAAAAGTGGTCCTCAATACCCTATATCAATCTTGTGTGTAACCCCAACAGAGGAACTACAG GGCTACAAAGATGGTTCAGCTCTTTACTCAAGAATAATAGATATAATCAAGTTTGTATGTGAGACCATTTGTGGAGAAAATATCACATGGATGCAGTCTTTTTCAAAGTTAACTTGGTCAAGAATATCTGACCTGGTTATCAAACATTTTATCTCCAAG GCTGTTCCTCATGAGGCATCCAAGCTAATTGAGTTCCAAGATGTTGTGAGAAGTACAACTGAATTTGAGAATACTCTTAGGAATATGATGTTCATTTCACATGAAAAAAGGGATGGCAAGTTGACCCAATTTGTTGATGATGTTGAAGTCCATTTCGCTGTAAGGAAGAGAAATGAGATCTTGGTAAAAGCAAGACATCTTCTTGTACATTATGATTACGACAATCCTCTT GCATCACATGATCGAGAAGATTCCATTGTTGATTTACTTTTCCTGCCAGAAAAGTGTTTTATATCTAAATCAGCACTTCAATTAATGAAACTTGTTCATGGAGCCCTGAAG GATGCTTGTTTGTCATCCGCAAGAGTTGCAAAGGAGTTATGCTATGCTGCTAGGGACGCCTTACTCTTGTACAAGGCTATTGTGCCAGTTCAG CTAGAGAAGCAACTCGATTGTATCAATCAAGTAGCTGCCATTATTCACAACGACTTCTACCATTTGTCCCAAGAAATTCTTGGTCTTGCATTTGAG TACCGTGCAGATTTTCCTGGTGACCTACAGAAACTAGTTGTTTTTGTGGATTTAGCCCCAACCTTCTCTCAGATGGCAGATGGTGTACTTACAAGGCAAATCCAGCTTGTTACTGCAAACTTAATAGAG GCTATAGATGGCGCTGATGGTTTTCAGAATACACACCAACCTCAGCATTATGAATCAGCAAAATTCAGTATTGAGCAG GTTGTGttcattttagaaaaaatacacATTATGTGGGAATCGATACTGCCAAGATCAATTTACAAGAGAAGTATGTGTTACATCCTTGGATCTGTCTTTTCTAGAATTACAAAAGATATGCTCCTAATAGATGACATGGCAGCAGAGGAGACATTACAG CTGCAAGGTCTTATCCATTTGGCTCTTGAAAACCTCTCATCACTATTTCTGTCCCTGGTTGAGAATGAGTTCTTGGACCATCAAACTTGGATCGAGTTGGATGAGATTATACGACCTTTGAAGAAGTTCCGGAAGCTAGCGG AGCTGCTTGATATGTCGTTGAAATCCATCACGGCCGCTTGGGAAAGTGGGGAGTTAACTAATTGTGGTTTCACATCGTCTGAG GTACAAAATTTTGTCAAAGCAATATTTGCGGATTCTCCTCTTAGGAAGGAGTGCCTATTATGGATTTCTAGGACACCATCTTAG
- the LOC127753840 gene encoding ultraviolet-B receptor UVR8, producing the protein MWRARRWPWPWRSQWRAARMLSSGEPAAGRRRVAALWGNGDYGRLGMGALESRWSPTACPFFLTGRPGDDDDDPPASLACGGAHTLFLTESGRVFAAGLNDFGQLGIGSSVTHSLEPIEVSGFDEKVVEVSAGNHHSCAVTADGKLFAWGRNSSGQLGLGKRAGKVVSTPRKVDCLADARVKMVALGSEHSIATTEEGEVLSWGAAGAGRLGHGHKTSILGFSITTSEYTPRLIKNLDGVKIKRIAAGMLHSACIDEKGTLFIFGQKTEKGFGRSGDELRPTVVEEVPFSEEVACGGYHTCVVTDSGDLYSWGSNENGCLGFGGTDMVRSPEVLKSSLFKFPVSKVSCGWKHTAVISGGDIYTWGWGGANGTFFEEGHSSGGQLGHGNDVDYFEPMMVEFGKNARAVHVSCGFNHTGAIFEYSEN; encoded by the exons ATGTGGCGGGCGAggcggtggccgtggccgtggcggtCGCAGTGGCGCGCGGCGAGGATGCTCTCGTCGGGTGAGCcagcggcggggcggcggagggtggcggcgctGTGGGGGAACGGGGACTACGGGCGGCTGGGGATGGGGGCGCTGGAGTCGCGGTGGAGCCCCACGGCGTGCCCCTTCTTCCTCACCGGCCgccccggcgacgacgacgacgacccgccCGCCTCCCTCGCCTGCGGCGGCGCCCACACCCTCTTCCTCACCG AGAGCGGGCGCGTGTTCGCCGCGGGTCTCAACGACTTCGGGCAGCTCGGGATAGGCTCCTCCGTGACTCATTCCCTG GAGCCTATTGAAGTTTCTGGCTTTGATGAGAAAGTTGTGGAAGTTTCAGCTGGCAACCATCATTCTTGTGCAGTAACTG CGGATGGCAAGCTCTTCGCTTGGGGCAGAAATTCAAGTGGCCAGCTTGGTCTTGGCAAAA GGGCAGGAAAAGTAGTTTCTACCCCAAGAAAGGTGGACTGCTTGGCTGACGCTAGAGTGAAAATGGTTGCTTTGGGGTCGGAGCATTCAATTGCTACTACAG AGGAGGGTGAAGTCTTGAGCTGGGGAGCTGCTGGTGCTGGCAGGCTTGGACATGGACATAAAACTAGCATACTGGGATTCTCTATAACTACAAG TGAATATACTCCAAGGTTGATCAAGAATCTTGATGGTGTCAAG ATTAAAAGGATAGCTGCGGGAATGCTGCACTCAGCTTGTATCGATG AAAAAGGTACATTGTTCATATTCGGGCAGAAGACTGAGAAG GGATTTGGAAGATCAGGTGATGAACTTAGACCAACTGTTGTTGAGGAGGTACCATTTTCTGAAGAGGTTGCTTGTGGAGGTTATCATACTTGTGTTGTGACAG ATAGTGGAGATTTGTACTCTTGGGGTTCAAATGAAAATGGCTGCCTTGGTTTTGG TGGTACAGACATGGTTCGCTCTCCGGAGGTTCTGAAGAGTTCTTTATTTAAGTTTCCTGTATCTAAG GTATCATGTGGTTGGAAGCACACCGCTGTAATTTCAG GTGGAGATATTTACACGTGGGGCTGGGGAGGTGCTAACGGTACTTTTTTCGAAGAGGGCCATTCTTCTGGTGGACAGTTA GGACACGGAAACGATGTTGATTACTTTGAACCTATGATGGTGGAATTCGGCAAGAATGCAAGGGCCGTCCATGTGTCATGTGGTTTCAATCATACTGGTGCAATATTTGAATACAGCGAGAACTGA
- the LOC127754829 gene encoding ABC transporter E family member 2 codes for MAERLTRIAIVSEDKCKPKKCRQECKKSCPVVKTGKLCIEVTPASKLAFISEELCIGCGICVKKCPFDAIEIINLPKDLEKDTTHRYGPNTFKLHRLPVPRPGQVLGLVGTNGIGKSTALKVLAGKLKPNLGRFKNPPDWQEILTYFRGSELQNYFTRILEDNLKAIIKPQYVDHIPKAVQGNVGQVLDQKDERGVKAELCVDLELNQVIDRNVGDLSGGELQRFAIAVVAVQNAEIFMFDEPSSYLDVKQRLKAAQVVRSLLRPNSYVIVVEHDLSVLDYLSDFICCLYGKPGAYGVVTLPFSVREGINIFLAGFVPTENLRFRDESLTFKIAETQESAEEIETYQRYKYPTMSKTQGNFKLTVVEGEFTDSQIVVMLGENGTGKTTFIRMLAGLLKPDTVEGTEIEIPEFNVSYKPQKISPKFQHSVRHLLHQKIRDSYTHPQFVSDVMKPLQIEQLMDQEVINLSGGELQRVAICLCLGKPADIYLIDEPSAYLDSEQRIVASKVIKRFILHAKKTAFIVEHDFIMATYLADKVIVYEGRPSIDCTANAPQSLVSGMNKFLSHLDITFRRDPTNYRPRINKLDSTKDREQKSAGSYYYLDD; via the exons atggcGGAGCGGCTGACGCGTATCGCGATCGTCAGCGAGGACAAGTGCAAGCCCAAGAAGTGCCGCCAGGAGTGCAAGAAGAGCTGCCCCGTCGTCAAGACCG GGAAGCTTTGCATCGAAGTAACTCCGGCGTCGAAGCTTGCGTTCATTTCTGAAGAGCTGTGTATTGGTTGTGGTATTTGCGTTAAG AAATGCCCGTTTGATGCCATTGAGATTATCAACCTTCCTAAGGATTTGGAAAAAGATACTACTCATCGCTATGGTCCAAACACCTTCAAATTGCACAG GTTGCCCGTTCCAAGACCTGGTCAAGTTTTAGGCCTTGTTGGGACAAATGGAATTGGAAAGTCGACAGCACTCAAAGTGTTAGCTGGCAAGCTCAAGCCTAATTTGGGACGATTtaaa AATCCACCAGACTGGCAGGAAATTCTGACATACTTCCGTGGGTCTGAACTCCAGAACTATTTTACACGCATATTGGAGGATAACCTTAAG GCAATCATCAAGCCTCAGTATGTGGATCACATTCCAAAAGCTGTCCAGGGAAATGTTGGGCAAGTACTTGACCAGAAAGACGAGAGAGGCGTGAAAGCTGAGCTTTGTGTCGACCTTGAATTGAACCAAGTTATTGATCGAAATGTAGGAGATCTTTCTGGTGGTGAGCTCCAGAGATTTGCGATAGCAGTTGTTGCTGTGCAGAATGCGGAAATTTTCATGTTTGATGAGCCATCAAGTTACCTTGATGTTAAGCAGAGGCTTAAGGCTGCACAAGTCGTTCGGTCTTTGCTTAGACCCAACAG CTATGTGATTGTTGTGGAGCATGATTTGAGTGTCCTGGATTACTTGTCCGACTTTATTTGCTGCTTGTATGGGAAGCCAGGTGCTTATGGTGTAGTTACTTTGCCGTTTTCGGTCCGAGAAGGTATCAATATTTTCTTGGCCGGATTTGTTCCAACAGAAAATCTACGGTTTCGAGATGAATCTCTTACTTTTAAG ATTGCGGAGACTCAGGAAAGTGCTGAGGAGATTGAGACATACCAGCGATATAAGTACCCTACTATGAGTAAAACACAGGGCAATTTCAAGCTCACTGTTGTTGAGGGTGAGTTCACTGATTCACAGATTGTTGTGATGCTTGGTGAGAACGGGACAGGGAAAACTACATTCATCAGAATGCTG GCTGGGTTGTTGAAGCCAGACACTGTGGAAGGAACTGAGATTGAAATTCCTGAATTTAATGTGTCCTACAAGCCTCAGAAGATTAGCCCGAAATTCCAGCATTCTGTGAGGCACTTGCTTCATCAGAAAATACGGGATTCATATACTCATCCTCAGTTTGTGTCTGATGTCATGAAGCCACTGCAAATAGAGCAACTCATGGACCAGGAAGTTATCAATTTATCAGGTGGTGAGCTACAAAGGGTGGCAATATGCCTTTGCCTTGGAAAG CCTGCAGATATCTATCTGATTGATGAACCAAGTGCCTATCTTGATTCGGAGCAGCGCATTGTTGCTTCGAAGGTTATCAAAAGATTCATCCTTCATGCAAAGAAAACTGCATTTATTGTGGAGCATGATTTCATCATGGCTACCTACTTAGCTGACAAGGTCATTGTTTATGAGGGGCGGCCTTCTATCGACTGTACTGCCAATGCACCACAGTCTTTGGTATCTGGGATGAATAAGTTCTTATCG CATCTTGACATTACTTTTAGAAGAGACCCAACCAACTATAGGCCAAGAATAAACAAACTGGACTCCACAAAAGACAGGGAACAAAAGTCTGCAGGATCCTACTACTACCTTGATGACTAA